The following proteins come from a genomic window of Halorussus halophilus:
- a CDS encoding substrate-binding domain-containing protein — translation MPTRRETIRRGASVLAVGGLGTLAVAETGSDPRKSADVLVAGSLQSVATNVGEATVEAHGSVACRRLLEDGLRDPDAVALADPALFSGLAKQVTTFATNAVVLVLRPGLADEGSESSTSDWRAVVRDSNLTVGRTDPDRDPLGYRTVMALRLDDAIDAESALSETKLFPETSLLRTLEGGGIDAAFAYRNMAVEHDLPYLELPEEIDFSNPALADHYASASVELSDRTVQGAPIRYGALARTERGKQWVSTVTETRETLQDAGFGVPESYPKSLKI, via the coding sequence ATGCCAACCCGGCGGGAGACCATTCGGCGAGGCGCGAGCGTGCTGGCAGTCGGCGGTCTCGGCACGCTCGCCGTCGCCGAGACCGGGAGCGACCCGCGGAAGTCCGCCGACGTTCTCGTCGCCGGAAGCCTCCAGTCGGTCGCCACGAACGTCGGCGAAGCGACCGTCGAGGCCCACGGAAGCGTCGCCTGCCGACGCCTGCTCGAAGACGGCCTGCGAGACCCCGACGCCGTCGCGCTGGCCGACCCTGCACTCTTCTCGGGACTCGCCAAGCAGGTGACGACGTTCGCTACCAACGCGGTGGTGCTGGTCCTGCGGCCGGGACTCGCCGACGAAGGGAGTGAGTCGAGCACGAGCGACTGGCGCGCGGTCGTCCGCGATTCGAACCTCACCGTCGGGCGTACCGACCCCGACCGCGACCCACTCGGCTATCGAACGGTGATGGCGCTCCGTCTCGACGACGCAATCGACGCCGAGTCGGCGCTCTCGGAGACGAAGCTATTCCCCGAGACGAGTCTGCTCCGCACCCTCGAAGGAGGCGGTATCGACGCCGCGTTCGCCTACCGGAACATGGCCGTCGAACACGACCTGCCGTACCTCGAACTGCCGGAGGAAATCGACTTTTCGAATCCCGCGCTGGCCGACCACTACGCCAGCGCGAGCGTCGAGCTATCGGACAGAACCGTGCAGGGCGCGCCGATTCGATACGGCGCGCTGGCGCGGACCGAACGTGGCAAGCAATGGGTATCTACGGTCACCGAGACAAGAGAGACGCTACAGGATGCGGGGTTCGGCGTTCCGGAGTCGTATCCGAAATCGCTGAAAATCTGA
- a CDS encoding FKBP-type peptidyl-prolyl cis-trans isomerase produces the protein MTSEGEIAVVHLTGRIAAGEDVGEVFETTDVDVALDEGVYHDHRDYKPLEFRVGEGKVVPGLDEAVETMRVGEERTVRVGPEKAFGERNDEKVVEVSREELEARSDVTAEPGELVRSEAGDTGWITDVGEEMVTVDFNHELAGVPVEFELKLLDAYQDG, from the coding sequence ATGACTTCCGAGGGAGAAATCGCGGTCGTCCACCTTACGGGGCGAATCGCAGCGGGGGAAGACGTGGGCGAAGTGTTCGAGACGACGGACGTGGACGTCGCACTCGACGAGGGCGTCTACCACGACCACCGCGACTACAAACCGCTAGAGTTCCGCGTCGGCGAGGGGAAGGTCGTTCCGGGGTTGGACGAAGCCGTCGAGACGATGCGCGTCGGCGAAGAGCGAACCGTCAGAGTCGGTCCCGAGAAGGCGTTCGGCGAGCGAAACGACGAGAAAGTCGTGGAGGTCTCGCGGGAAGAACTCGAAGCGCGGAGCGACGTGACTGCCGAACCGGGTGAACTCGTCAGGAGCGAGGCGGGCGACACTGGCTGGATTACCGACGTCGGCGAGGAGATGGTCACGGTGGACTTCAACCACGAACTCGCGGGCGTGCCGGTCGAGTTCGAGTTGAAACTGCTGGACGCCTATCAGGACGGCTGA
- a CDS encoding sulfite oxidase has product MSGENGENDAEHRTGRQRYLDRRRFLMATGTLAGVGVLSGNVGGQDGGTTTAGGETTTESGTTTQQPEEPSLQEQYPGLRILSADPQNAEAASRTTYESFITPREEHYIRNHYSTPDIDAEEWTVSLTGAFDEEVELTMDEIRNDFSTETVTHTMQCSGNGRSYFEPQVGGNQWTFGAVGNTVWTGTPLSDILEEYGADTSQNMWLSAMGGEAPEGEDIFTRSIPMSKVMDDCLLAYEMNGSPMNDDHGFPVRLLVPGWFGNNNVKWVQRLHLMDMMVYGPEWETEDQQTYTHWQQYSYRLIPIDEEVNTRPRIDVFDTQDQMDDPDIRYPYMYDQMVKSLVGYPPEDATVTPGPAGTIEVVGVAWAGDDEVASVEVSTDGGESWSEAEFFGPVVGATSWRQFRYVWEPEPGDYTVMSRATDDRGRTQPATISAPDEKLVRITDDKYPWNVDGYGATAYEPLGVAVTVSQGETETPGGETTTAGGTTGGQTTTTGGETTTVGGETTTGSETTTDNSSS; this is encoded by the coding sequence ATGTCTGGGGAGAATGGGGAGAACGACGCGGAGCATCGAACGGGGCGACAACGGTATCTCGACAGACGACGGTTCCTGATGGCGACGGGGACGCTGGCAGGAGTGGGCGTGCTGTCGGGGAACGTCGGGGGACAAGACGGCGGCACGACGACAGCGGGTGGTGAGACTACCACGGAGTCCGGAACGACGACACAACAGCCCGAAGAACCGAGCTTACAGGAACAGTATCCTGGCCTTCGAATCCTCTCGGCGGACCCGCAGAACGCGGAGGCAGCCTCGCGGACGACCTACGAGAGCTTCATCACGCCCAGAGAGGAACACTACATCCGGAACCACTACTCGACGCCGGACATCGACGCCGAGGAGTGGACCGTCTCGTTGACGGGCGCGTTCGATGAGGAAGTCGAACTGACGATGGACGAGATTCGCAACGACTTCTCGACGGAAACGGTCACGCACACGATGCAGTGTTCGGGCAACGGCCGGTCGTACTTCGAACCGCAGGTCGGTGGCAACCAGTGGACGTTCGGCGCGGTCGGCAACACCGTCTGGACGGGCACGCCGCTGAGCGACATCTTGGAGGAGTACGGTGCGGACACGAGCCAGAACATGTGGCTGTCGGCGATGGGCGGGGAAGCCCCGGAGGGTGAGGACATCTTCACGCGCTCGATTCCCATGTCGAAGGTCATGGACGACTGTCTGCTCGCCTACGAGATGAACGGGAGTCCGATGAACGACGACCACGGGTTTCCGGTACGACTGCTCGTGCCTGGGTGGTTCGGCAACAACAACGTCAAATGGGTCCAACGGCTCCACCTCATGGACATGATGGTGTACGGACCTGAGTGGGAGACCGAAGACCAGCAGACCTACACCCACTGGCAGCAGTACTCCTACCGTCTCATCCCGATAGACGAGGAGGTGAACACCCGACCGCGAATCGACGTGTTCGACACGCAGGACCAGATGGACGACCCGGACATCCGCTACCCGTACATGTACGACCAGATGGTGAAGTCGCTGGTCGGCTATCCGCCGGAAGACGCGACGGTGACGCCCGGACCAGCCGGGACTATCGAAGTGGTCGGCGTAGCGTGGGCGGGCGACGACGAAGTAGCCAGCGTCGAAGTTTCGACCGACGGCGGCGAGAGTTGGTCGGAAGCGGAGTTCTTCGGTCCCGTCGTCGGAGCGACCTCGTGGCGACAGTTCCGCTACGTCTGGGAGCCAGAGCCGGGCGACTACACCGTCATGTCGCGGGCGACCGACGACCGAGGGAGAACACAACCGGCGACCATCTCGGCACCCGACGAGAAACTGGTCCGGATTACCGACGACAAGTACCCGTGGAACGTGGACGGCTACGGTGCGACGGCATACGAACCGCTCGGCGTTGCCGTCACGGTGTCGCAGGGCGAGACGGAGACGCCCGGCGGCGAGACGACTACGGCTGGCGGGACGACGGGCGGACAAACCACGACGACAGGTGGCGAGACCACCACGGTAGGTGGCGAGACGACTACGGGTAGTGAGACGACGACAGACAACTCGTCGTCGTAG
- a CDS encoding plastocyanin/azurin family copper-binding protein has protein sequence MGEHDGTETGVDDDASSGGESRRTFLRTVGAASALGGAGVVGAQETTTEQETTTSGEETTSVTGDVTTILLGARTDYWLGLAPQEIEGVQNPTLPLRADGQYQLLWVNLDGERHRLLINDDSGETLETGDFSEAVGAKRALPFVANESMAQYQCEFHPEQMRGSLELGDGFGSETTAEETTEGGETTTGEGETTRDGETTTGAEGGQTVDVAVGPEGSYLRFVPEEVQISVGDTVRWTFESEGHNVTAKSEASSKVQLPEGAEPFATYEGNRSFMIVEVGETFEHTFTVPGTYVYVCAPHEDQGMVGRVVVSE, from the coding sequence ATGGGGGAACACGACGGGACTGAAACGGGTGTGGACGACGACGCGTCGAGCGGGGGCGAATCGCGCCGGACCTTCTTGCGGACTGTCGGGGCGGCCAGTGCGCTCGGGGGTGCAGGTGTTGTCGGGGCGCAGGAGACGACGACTGAGCAAGAGACGACGACCAGTGGCGAGGAAACGACCAGCGTAACGGGCGACGTGACGACGATATTGCTCGGCGCGCGGACCGATTACTGGCTCGGCCTCGCACCGCAGGAGATTGAGGGAGTCCAGAATCCGACGCTTCCGCTCCGCGCTGACGGGCAGTACCAGCTACTCTGGGTCAACTTGGACGGCGAGCGACACCGACTTCTGATAAACGACGATTCCGGCGAGACGCTCGAAACGGGCGACTTCTCCGAGGCAGTCGGGGCGAAGCGGGCACTGCCCTTCGTCGCCAACGAGTCGATGGCCCAGTACCAGTGTGAGTTCCACCCCGAGCAGATGCGCGGAAGTCTCGAACTCGGCGACGGATTCGGAAGCGAGACGACAGCAGAAGAGACGACCGAAGGCGGAGAGACGACGACGGGAGAAGGAGAGACTACTAGGGATGGAGAGACGACTACTGGTGCCGAAGGTGGCCAGACGGTCGATGTCGCCGTCGGCCCGGAGGGGAGCTACCTCCGATTCGTCCCCGAAGAAGTCCAGATTTCGGTGGGTGACACCGTGCGCTGGACGTTCGAGAGCGAGGGCCACAACGTGACTGCAAAGTCTGAGGCGTCCTCGAAAGTCCAACTACCGGAGGGTGCCGAACCGTTCGCGACCTACGAGGGGAATCGCTCGTTCATGATAGTCGAAGTCGGCGAGACGTTCGAACATACCTTCACCGTGCCGGGAACCTACGTCTACGTCTGTGCGCCCCACGAGGACCAAGGGATGGTCGGGCGCGTCGTGGTGAGCGAGTAG
- a CDS encoding EthD family reductase encodes MIKMVNMLVREDDYTHEEFVEYWLNDHAELAEQLPGLQKYVTSTPTDPEQSKFDGVLELYFEDMAALGAAFDSEIGQEVMADAESFIKMEEGPQVIVEETVQLDDTQ; translated from the coding sequence ATGATTAAGATGGTCAACATGCTCGTCCGCGAGGACGACTACACCCACGAGGAGTTCGTCGAGTACTGGCTGAACGACCACGCCGAACTCGCCGAGCAGTTGCCCGGCCTGCAAAAGTACGTCACCTCCACGCCGACCGACCCCGAGCAGTCCAAATTCGACGGCGTCCTCGAACTCTACTTCGAAGACATGGCCGCACTCGGGGCGGCGTTCGACTCCGAAATCGGGCAGGAAGTGATGGCCGACGCCGAGTCGTTCATCAAGATGGAAGAAGGCCCGCAAGTAATCGTCGAGGAGACGGTCCAACTGGACGACACCCAGTAG